From Nicotiana tabacum cultivar K326 chromosome 15, ASM71507v2, whole genome shotgun sequence, the proteins below share one genomic window:
- the LOC142169833 gene encoding uncharacterized protein LOC142169833: MGSTPESTEATSANITTSGNNGGGIKDSSHPYFLYPSDSLGMNLVNTSFDGRSFGGWRRSILIDLSAKNKVGFIDGTFLEPSSETPDFRLWSRCNDMAISWLLNSLSREIADSVICSQTTKDLWDNLEDRFGQPNSAKMYHLQKELSDLIQGSSDVACYFTKIKRLWDELDTLNTHVKCSCDCNCGGKVKMAKSLQDEKLIKFLMGLNDTYASVKSSILMLSPLPTVGHAYSLLMQDEKQREVYVNSQFPRDSSSFMAANQNHTGQKFENFVFKGKKNNLVCSYYKKPRHSVDKCYMIIGFPADFKFTKPRKFHGSVKSNAAYSVSGTEEQNAIEE, from the coding sequence ATGGGTTCTACACCTGAATCTACTGAGGCCACTTCAGCAAACATCACCACTTCTGGGAATAATGGAGGTGGAATAAAGGACTCAAGTCATCCCTACTTTCTTTACCCCTCTGATTCACTAGGAATGAACTTGGTAAACACAAGCTTTGATGGTCGAAGCTTTGGAGGGTGGCGCAGATCCATCCTTATAGATCTTTCTGCCAAAAATAAGGTAGGCTTCATTGATGGAACATTCCTTGAACCTAGCTCAGAAACACCTGACTTTAGGCTATGGAGTAGGTGTAATGACATGGCGATATCTTGGCTATTGAACTCTCTTTCAAGAGAAATAGCTGATAGTGTCATATGCTCTCAAACAACCAAAGATCTGTGGGATAATTTGGAAGACAGATTTGGTCAGCCAAATAGTGCAAAGATGTATCATTTACAGAAGGAATTGAGTGATTTAATTCAGGGGTCAAGTGACGTAGCATGCTATTTCACTAAGATAAAGAGATTGTGGGATGAACTGGATACCTTGAACACTCATGTCAAGTGCTCATGTGACTGCAATTGTGGAGGAAAAGTCAAAATGGCCAAGTCACTTCAGGATGAGAAGTTGATTAAGTTTCTCATGGGATTGAATGACACCTATGCTTCTGTGAAGAGCAGTATCTTAATGTTGTCACCCCTTCCAACTGTGGGCCATGCTTATTCCCTCTTGATGCAAGATGAAAAGCAGAGGGAAGTCTATGTGAACTCTCAGTTTCCTAGAGACTCTTCATCCTTTATGGCTGCAAATCAGAATCACACAggtcaaaaatttgaaaattttgtcttcaaaggaaagaaaaacaacctGGTTTGTTCCTACTACAAAAAACCTAGGCATTCAGTGGATAAGTGCTACATGATCATTGGTTTTCCAGCAGATTTCAAATTCACCAAGCCGAGGAAGTTTCATGGATCTGTTAAGAGCAATGCAGCATACTCAGTAAGTGGAACAGAGGAACAAAATGCTATTGAAGAGTAA